The Candidatus Hydrogenedentota bacterium genome contains the following window.
GAAAACAGCGCCAGATCGCTGATCATATCGATCTCGCCGAGCCGGGTGGCGATGTATTCCCCGCGGGTGAAGGGGAAATCGGCCTGGCGCGATTCAATGCGCTGCTGTTCCTCGGGGGAGAAAACGCGGTGGTACGTGGGGGCCAGCCCGCACTCGTGGATCAATCCGGACGCGTCTGTGTCGCCCGTGGAATCGTTCAGGTGTTCCAGAATACGCATGACACTCCCTTTCCTCCGTTCGCCCGCATGCATGCGCCCGTCACGTGGCGCCATCTCTCCCGGACGCATCCGTACAACCCGCGCGTGCGTTTCGCAAGAACACCTGTCCCTGGCGGGAACCACCCCACCGGCGCCCCCCGGCGCGCCGAATCGCACATGACCGGGAGCCATAGTAAAGGGTGGGATCCCGATTGTCAATCATTCCGGGAGCGCGATCCGGCGGCCTCCGTGTTTGATCTGGCCCGCGGCGAACGCGCCTGAATGCGCGCCCGGCGCCGCGAAAAACTGGATCCCGGCCCGCTGGGTGTGAAAAGATCGGGGGGAGTGAATCGTGACGCCCTCAGGCGGCGTCACCGCGCCCCGCCGCCGGAGCGGAATCCACCTCAGCCCGCCCAGTTCGCGGCCTTCGTGCGCCCGCGCGGCGATTGCCGCGCGCCACCGTCCAATACCGGAAGAAAGCACCAGCGATGAATATTGTTCTCATGGGATCCAAGGGCGCCGGAAAGAGCACCCTGGGCGAGGCCCTCGCCGCGGCCACCGGCATGGAAGCGATCGACACGGACCGCCGCATCGAAGCGCGCTATGAAGCCAGCGAGGGGCGCGCCGCAACCTGCCGCGAGATCTACCAGGCGGCCGGCGAAGCGGGCTTCAGGGCCTTGGAGCGGGCCGTCGCGCAGGAGGTCGCCGCCCAGTCCTACAAATTCATCGTGACCGGCGGCGGCATGATGATGGACCCGGAATCCCGCCGCGCGCTTCGGTGCGGCGCCATTCTCGTGCTGCTGACGGCCGATTCCGACACCCTCTGGGCCCGCGCCACCGAGAAAGGGCTTCCGCCCTGGCTGGCGGGCGAGGACGGGCGCTCGAAATTTGAGATGCAGGTCGCCATACGCTATGAAGTGATGCACCCCTTTGCTGATATTGTGTTTGACACGTCGGAGGGGACGCCCGCGGTGCAGGCCGATCGCCTCCTGGAGAAGATCGGCGAGGAACTTGCCGTCCGCCAGACCGCCGCGAGCACCTATGGCGAGATCATCCGCATGACCGGATTCGGCGAGAGCCACGGCCGCGCCATCGGGACTGTGCTCGAAGGGCTGCGCCCCGGGATCGAATTCAGCGAGGCCATTCTGCAGGAACAGCTCGACCGGCGCCGTCCCGGCCAGAGCAAGGTGGTCACGCAGCGGAAAGAGCCCGACCAGGTCGAGATTCTTTCAGGCGTCTTCGAGGGGAAAACGACCGGCGCGCCAATCGCCATGGTCATCTACAACCAGGACCAGCGATCGCGCAACTACGACAACGTGAAGGACGTCTTCCGACCGGGACATGGCGACTTCACCTTCTACAAGAAGTATGGCTTCCGCGACTACCGGGGCGGGGGGCGCCAGTCCGGCCGCGAGACCGCCTGCCGCGTGGCCGCCGGCGCCGTTCCGATGAGGATCCTGAAGGAGAAGGGCGTGCGGATCGTGGCCCACGCCGTGGAGGTCGCCGGGATAGCCGCGGAAAGTTGCGACTACGATCAGATCGAGCAAAACCCGGTGCGTTGCGCGGATCCCGAGGCCGCAAAGGCGATGGAGCAGGCGATTCTCGACGCGCGCGGCGACAAGGACTCGGTCGGCGGCGTTATCCAGCTCGAAATTCACGGCCTGCCCGTCGGGCTCGGCGATCCGGTCTTCGGCAAGCTCGACGCGCGCCTGTGCAACGCGATCATGACCATCGGCGCGATCAAGGGCGTGGAGGTGGGCGGCGGATTCGCCCTGTGCAAGCTGCGCGGCAGCGAGGCGAACGACGCGATGAAGGATGGTGAGTTCCTGACGAACTACTCGGGCGGCATCCTCGGCGGGATCAGCACCGGCGAGCCGGTGGTTATGCGGGTGGCCGTGAAGCCGACCGCCTCCATCGCGAAAGAACAGACCACCACCAACGAGCACGGCGACAACGTGGCGATCGAAGTGCTCGGGCGCCACGATCCCTGCATCGTCCCGCGGGCCGTGCCGGTGATCGAGGCCATGGCCGCATTGGTCGTGCTCGATGCGTGGGAAGCCCAGAGCCGCCTCAACCCGGAGTGGGCCGAGTCCAACCCGCTCTGAACGCCCGCCGCGTCCCATTCCCCCGGCGGAATTCCTAATCGTCCGCCTCTTGCGGCTCGAAGGCGCGGTTGAAGAATTGCGCCAGG
Protein-coding sequences here:
- the aroC gene encoding chorismate synthase, which codes for MHPFADIVFDTSEGTPAVQADRLLEKIGEELAVRQTAASTYGEIIRMTGFGESHGRAIGTVLEGLRPGIEFSEAILQEQLDRRRPGQSKVVTQRKEPDQVEILSGVFEGKTTGAPIAMVIYNQDQRSRNYDNVKDVFRPGHGDFTFYKKYGFRDYRGGGRQSGRETACRVAAGAVPMRILKEKGVRIVAHAVEVAGIAAESCDYDQIEQNPVRCADPEAAKAMEQAILDARGDKDSVGGVIQLEIHGLPVGLGDPVFGKLDARLCNAIMTIGAIKGVEVGGGFALCKLRGSEANDAMKDGEFLTNYSGGILGGISTGEPVVMRVAVKPTASIAKEQTTTNEHGDNVAIEVLGRHDPCIVPRAVPVIEAMAALVVLDAWEAQSRLNPEWAESNPL